One segment of Daphnia magna isolate NIES linkage group LG2, ASM2063170v1.1, whole genome shotgun sequence DNA contains the following:
- the LOC116936607 gene encoding uncharacterized protein LOC116936607: protein MFPKRQATKSTSQEEDVAGPSGEEVVPNEEVVSSFRLPSTPQGRARGRPPLSRSSPNSITLDTSPEEDVAGPSLEENIASEEDDCDEESVDVEASLQQREPEPPPGSTPIPLTRQSTWPLWRTECFRNWSETENGKVHAICKLCNVFFMGSWKAFSNFSLHLSRVHVELFNKFLKSSNTSRQLPITAFARERNVSSSHQAKLDKYLTRAFVTGNIPLLFTRNEDFIKFLKLGIPGFVPVVY from the exons ATGTTCCCAAAAAGGCAGGCCACG AAAT CCACTAGTCAAGAAGAAGATGTAGCTGGGCCTTCTGGGGAAGAAGTGGTACCTAACGAAGAAgtggtttcttcttttcggcTTCCATCAACACCTCAAGGTAGGGCCAGAGGTAGACCCCCGTTAAGCCGTTCATCACCTAACTCAATCACATTAG ACACTAGTCCAGAAGAAGATGTAGCTGGGCCTTCTTTGGAAGAAAATATAGCTAGCGAAGAAGATGATTGTGATGAAGAGTCTGTAGATGTGGAGGCCAGTCTGCAGCAGCGTGAACCTGAACCACCTCCAGGGTCAACACCGATTCCACTTACCAGACAATCGACCTGGCCATTGTGGCGGACAGAGTGCTTTCGCAATTGGTCTGAAACTGAAAACGGAAAAGTTCATGCCATCTGCAAGTTATGCAACGTTTTCTTCATGGGGTCATGGAAAGCTTTCAGCAACTTTTCGCTTCATTTGAGTCGAGTTCACGTGGAATTATTCAACAAGTTCCTCAAGTCCTCCAACACGTCTCGCCAATTACCAATCACCGCTTTTGCCAGAGAAAGGAACGTCAGCTCTAGTCACCAAGCCAAACTGGACAAGTACTTGACAAGAGCTTTTGTAACGGGAAACATTCCGCTCCTTTTCACTCGTAATGAAGACTTTATCAAGTTTCTAAAG CTCGGGATTCCTGGCTTTGTCCCTGTTGTGTACTAG
- the LOC116918544 gene encoding merozoite surface antigen 2, allelic form 2-like, with amino-acid sequence MASVDDALDAAAAAAAAASAAVGRIASVEQNQQAMTQQLTAITQQLQLLLQGGGGAGGIGGGSASGGAGGSGGGLPGAGGSAGGDAGGGGGGAGGGAGGGAQQRRIVGTISAN; translated from the exons ATGGCGTCGGTGGACGACGCATTAGACGCGGCAGCAGCCGCCGCAGCAGCAGCGTCGGCGGCAGTCGGTCGGATCGCCTCGGTCGAACAGAATCAGCAGGCGATGACGCAACAATTGACCGCCATTACTCAACAATTACAGCTGCTGCTACAGGGTGGCGGTGGCGCTGGTGGCATCGGTGGAGGTTCggctagcggtggcgctggcGGCAGTGGCGGAGGTTTGCCCGGCGCTGGCGGCTCGGCCGGCGGTGACGCTGGTGGCGGCGGTGGAGGCGCAGGCGGTGGCGCTGGAGGAGGAGCGCAACAACGAC GAATCGTTGGAACGATTTCTGCCAATTGA